The following is a genomic window from Sedimenticola thiotaurini.
GGAGCAACCATCCGAATCGGAAAGTGGTCTGCGGCTGCGCCAGGCCATTACAGGTGAAACCCCTGACCAGTCGGTGATGATATTCGACTGCCCATCCCGATCCGGCGCCTTGACCGCCAATCTTCTGTTAGGGGTGAATATGGTGTTGATGCCGGTGCCCGGCGATGACGAGGGCGCTGCCGCGCTGCCCCGTCTGCTGGAGACTATTCGGCAGTTTCGCTCGGCCAGAGAGCGGCCGCTGGATTATGCGGTCCTGATGAATCGTATCCCCCAACGACGCCGACTCACCGGGCCGGCCGCGTCAAAGTTTTGCAGCCTGGCCCCTGACCATTTTCTCAGATCTGTCATCTGCCAATCAGATCTGATTGACCGGGCCAGGAGCGCCGGCAGGACGGTGTTTGAATACCGGCCCAACAGTCGTTCGGCGGAGGATTTCAGGCTGCTTGCCCAGGAGTTGGTGAAGCGCATGGGACAGACCGACGGTTAGGACTGGCAGGGGTGACGGGCACCTCCAGAACCGGATCTGTAACGCTTTTGCGAGTGGCAGACGGGGTGATAAACCCGTGGTATGGACTGGCAACTGGCCGCCAATTACCCTATCCTTGCCCTTTTTCTGTTGGGGCGACACAGCATGGGTTTTAAATGTGGCATCGTCGGCTTGCCGAACGTGGGCAAATCGACACTTTTCAATGCATTGACACGAGCCACGATCGCGGCTGAAAACTATCCTTTTTGTACCATTGATCCCAATGTGGGCGTGGTACCGGTTGCTGATCCCAGGCAGAAAGAGCTGGCGAAGATCGTCAAGCCGCAGAATATTATCCCGACCACCATGCAGTTTGTGGATATTGCCGGGCTGGTGGAAGGGGCCTCCAAGGGGGAGGGACTGGGTAACAAGTTCCTCGCCAATATCCGCGAGACCGATGCCATCTGTCACGTGGTGCGCTGTTTTGAAAATGATGACGTGGTGCACGTGGCGGGCAAAATCGATCCGCTGTCCGATATCGAGATCATCAATACCGAACTGGCCCTGGCCGATATGGAGTCGGTGGATAAAGCACTGCTGAAGGCGGTCAAGCAGGCCCGTACCGGTGATAAACAGATTCTGTCACTCAAGGAGTTGCTGGAGTCGGTCAAGGCGCACCTCGATTCAGGTGAGCCGGTGCGCTCCATGTCCCTGGATGACGACCAGAAACTGGCGTTACGGGATCTGCACCTGCTGACTATCAAGCCGACCCTCTATATCGCCAATGTGGCCGACGATGGATTTGTCGACAACCCCCTGTTGACCGCAGTGCAGGAACTGGCGGAACGTGAGGGGGCCGGTGTAGTGCCGGTGTGCGCGGCGATAGAGGCCGAACTGGCGGAACTGGATGATGACGAGCGGCAGGAGTTCCTGACGGACATGGGTCTCGACGAACCGGGCCTTGACCGGGTGGTACGGGCCGGTTATGCCCTGTTAGGGCTGGAGACCTATTTTACCGCCGGCGTGAAGGAGGTGCGGGCCTGGACCATACCGGTCGGGGCCACCGCGCCCCAGGCGGCGGGTGTGATCCATACCGACTTTGAACGGGGATTCATCCGTGCCGAGGTGATCTCCTATGACGATTTCATCGCCTGTCAGGGGGAGCAGGGGGCCAAGGAGGCCGGTAAACTCCGCCTGGAGGGGAAGGATTATGTGGTTCAGGATGGCGACGTAATCCATTTCCGATTCAACGTGTGAT
Proteins encoded in this region:
- a CDS encoding ParA family protein, which gives rise to MYSIAVFNDQKSAGKTATTINLGHALSLAGYPVTLVDLDSAGDLSSGLGLFRPPTQGIDQVLQGTATLDSVTISTRDTLHLIPAGAGLAEFEREQPSESESGLRLRQAITGETPDQSVMIFDCPSRSGALTANLLLGVNMVLMPVPGDDEGAAALPRLLETIRQFRSARERPLDYAVLMNRIPQRRRLTGPAASKFCSLAPDHFLRSVICQSDLIDRARSAGRTVFEYRPNSRSAEDFRLLAQELVKRMGQTDG
- the ychF gene encoding redox-regulated ATPase YchF, which gives rise to MGFKCGIVGLPNVGKSTLFNALTRATIAAENYPFCTIDPNVGVVPVADPRQKELAKIVKPQNIIPTTMQFVDIAGLVEGASKGEGLGNKFLANIRETDAICHVVRCFENDDVVHVAGKIDPLSDIEIINTELALADMESVDKALLKAVKQARTGDKQILSLKELLESVKAHLDSGEPVRSMSLDDDQKLALRDLHLLTIKPTLYIANVADDGFVDNPLLTAVQELAEREGAGVVPVCAAIEAELAELDDDERQEFLTDMGLDEPGLDRVVRAGYALLGLETYFTAGVKEVRAWTIPVGATAPQAAGVIHTDFERGFIRAEVISYDDFIACQGEQGAKEAGKLRLEGKDYVVQDGDVIHFRFNV